A window of Streptomyces sp. SAI-127 contains these coding sequences:
- a CDS encoding glycoside hydrolase family 25 protein: MLRGIDVSAYQSSTYSTEGLSFVFIKATEGRSYTNPKLSAQTKHAREAGLVVGFYHFLWPGNLTAQAEYFVKHAPEKGGDILAVDWETTGDGTHASNAEKDSFIRKVKQLRPNNRVVLYCNRHYWLDVDNTSYAGDGLWIADYVTAGKPRIKAKWRFHQYTDDPVDKNVADFASKAALREWATDA, from the coding sequence ATGCTCCGTGGCATCGATGTCAGCGCCTACCAGTCGTCCACCTACAGCACGGAGGGCCTCTCCTTCGTCTTCATCAAGGCGACGGAGGGCCGTTCCTACACCAACCCGAAACTCTCCGCCCAGACCAAGCACGCCCGCGAGGCGGGACTGGTCGTCGGCTTCTACCACTTCCTGTGGCCCGGCAATCTCACCGCCCAGGCCGAGTACTTCGTCAAACACGCCCCCGAGAAGGGGGGCGACATCCTCGCGGTCGACTGGGAGACGACGGGCGACGGCACCCACGCGAGCAACGCGGAGAAGGACAGCTTCATCCGCAAGGTGAAGCAGCTGCGCCCGAACAACCGGGTCGTCCTCTACTGCAACCGGCACTACTGGCTGGACGTGGACAACACGTCGTACGCCGGCGACGGCCTCTGGATCGCCGACTACGTCACGGCCGGCAAGCCCCGCATCAAGGCCAAGTGGCGCTTCCACCAGTACACCGACGACCCCGTGGACAAGAACGTCGCCGACTTCGCGAGCAAGGCGGCCCTGCGCGAGTGGGCGACCGACGCCTGA
- a CDS encoding MOSC domain-containing protein, with amino-acid sequence MGGKIAAVSSNGTYSFTKPNRESITLLAGFGVEGDVHGGATVKHRFRMAKDPSQPNLRQVHLMHEELFEELRVAGFEVGAGQLGENVTTRGVDLLGLSVGTLLHLGDEAVVEVTGLRNPCAQIDGFRKGLLKEVVGRGPDGGVRFRSGIMGVVTVGGMVRPGDTVGIEPPDGPHRALDIV; translated from the coding sequence ATGGGCGGGAAGATAGCTGCGGTCAGCAGCAACGGGACGTACTCCTTCACCAAGCCGAACCGCGAGAGCATCACGCTGCTCGCCGGGTTCGGGGTGGAGGGGGATGTGCACGGCGGGGCGACGGTGAAGCATCGGTTCCGGATGGCGAAGGATCCCTCGCAGCCGAATCTCCGGCAGGTGCATCTGATGCACGAGGAGTTGTTCGAGGAGCTCCGCGTGGCCGGGTTCGAGGTCGGGGCCGGGCAGCTCGGGGAGAACGTGACGACGCGGGGCGTCGACCTGCTGGGGCTCTCGGTGGGGACCCTGCTGCATCTGGGCGACGAGGCCGTCGTCGAGGTGACCGGCCTGCGGAATCCGTGTGCGCAGATCGACGGCTTCCGCAAGGGCCTGCTGAAGGAGGTCGTCGGACGGGGTCCGGACGGGGGCGTCCGCTTCAGGTCCGGGATCATGGGTGTCGTCACGGTGGGAGGGATGGTGCGCCCCGGGGACACCGTCGGGATCGAGCCGCCGGACGGGCCGCACCGAGCGCTCGACATCGTGTGA